A window of Candidatus Thermoplasmatota archaeon genomic DNA:
GCCGCTCACGTTCTTCGACGGCACGATACACATGGCGCCGATCGTCGTCATGCGGGGGCTGCAGGTCGCCGTGGACTACTACAAGCAGCTCAAGGCGGAGATGGACGAGAGGCTCGAGAACGGCATCGCCGCCGTGGATGATGAGCGGTTCCGCATCTACTGGGAGGGCATGCCCGTCTGGGGTCGGCTGCGCAAGCTCTCAGAGCAGTTCGTCGACCTGAGGACTTGTCTCGTCGCGTCCACGTACTGCAACAGCTGGGTATTCGACGACATGACGCCCGATGACCCGATAAGGAGCATGGCCCTCGCGTACACGAAGGTCTTCGTCAACCGCTCCGAGCCCGCCAAGGAGAGGTACATCCTCGACGAGATCAAGAGGTTCAAGGCGGACGGGATAATCTTCCACGACGCGAGGACGTGTCCTGCGAACTCGAACGCGAGCTACGGGATGCCCGCCAGGATGATGGAGGACCACGGGATACCGACGCTCACGCTGGACGGGGACCTGAACGACCTGCGCTGCTGGTCGGACGAGCAGGCGACGACGAATATCGAGGCGTTCATCGAGCAGCTGGAGGAGAGGTGAGTGTTCGCCGGGATCGACGTCGGAGCTTCCGCCACGAAGTGCATGATAATCGACGAGGGCAAGAACGAGCTCTCTTCGGCGGTCAAGCGGACTGGCATGTCGCTTCGCAAGGTCGCGGACGAGGTCTACAAGGAGGCCCTGAGCGGGGCTGGCCTGGAGCTTGACGGGATCAAGGTCGTCGCCACTGGCTTCGGGCGGAAGAACGTGGACTTCGCGGACTCCATCCGGACCGAAATCAGTTGCCACTGCAAGGGTTGCTATCACCACTTCCCCCGCGCGCTGACGATAGTAGACATCGGCGGGCAGGACACGAAGCTCATCAGGACGAACGTGGAGGGCAAGATCATCGACTTCAAGATGAACCGCAAGTGCGCGGCGGGAACCGGCGCCTTCCTGGAAGAGATAGCGCGCAGGATGGACGTCCCCTTGGAGGAGATGAACGGGATCGCCCTGTCCTCCGAGCGGGAGATCGAGATAGGCTCCTATTGCACCGTCTTCACCGCGACAGAGATACTGTCCAAGATCCGGGAGGGCGAGAAGCAGGAGGACATCGTTCGCGGGGTCTTCGGCTCCGTCATCAAGAGGATCCAGGAGATGAACCCGCTCATCGGAGATGTCGTGCTCACTGGCGGGGTGGTTGCGCACAATGAAATTCTCTTCGACCTGCTCGAGGAAGCGCTCGGGCGGGAAGTACTGAAACCGCCAAAACCGCAGTTCACGGGAGCGTTCGGTGCGGCCCTCTACGCGATGATGTGACTACTCGACGGGCTTGCCGAACCTCTCTCTCAGTATCCGATGAAGGACTTTCCCAGTCGGTGTGCGGGGCATCTCCTCTTCGGTGATGAACCTCACCTTCTTGGGTTTCTTGAAGGCGGCCATCCTTCCCCGACAGAACTCGATGAGCTCCCTTTCGGTGCACTCTCTGCCGTTCTTGAGAACGACGACCGCTGTCACGGCCTCCCCCCACTTGATGTGCCGCTCTCCGATTATCGCGACCGCCCTGACCGAAACGTGCTCTCCGATCATGCCCTCCACTTCGGACGGGAACACATGCTCCCCGCCAGTGATTATCATATTGTCCTTCCTGTCCACGAGGGTGTAGTAGCCCTCCTCGTCCTTGCGCGCCATGTCGCCCGCGCTGAAGTAGTCGCCTATGAAGGCGGCCTTCGTCTTCTCGGGCTGATTGTAGTACTCGTCGAACATCATCGGGCCGCGCGAGTAGAGCTCGCCCACGTCGCCGACAGGGACCTCGTTCCCGTCCTCGTCCAGCACCCTGAGGACGTCCGTGCCGGCGCACTCCTGACCGATGGAGCCCAGCTTACGCATCTGGTCCTCCGGTCTCAGGAGAGTAACGAGCCCCGCCTCCGTCGACCCGTAGGCCTCGAACAGCTCCACGTCCTTGAAGAAGTCCATTATCTCCAGCTTCGTCTTCTTCCACACCGGTGCCGAGGAGCAGAGGATGGACCGCATCGAGGAGACGTTGTATTTGCTCTTCACCCCGTCGGGAAGCGAGAGTATCAGGTTGTAGTGCGTCGGGATGAGCGACGTGAAGGTGATGTTCTCCCTCTGTATGATCTGCAGGACCTCCTCAGGGTCGAAGCTCTTCTCCTTGTGTATGTACACGCTCGCGCCGATGTACGTGAAGACGAATGAGTAGAACGTCGAGTTGACGTGGAAAAGGGGCATCACTATCAGCCCGTAGTCGCTGTGCCTGAAGCCGAACTCGACCTCGTTTATCAGGTAGAACGCCGTGTACGACGCGTGGGAGCGCACCACGCCCTTGGGCACGCCCGTCGTGCCGGACGTGTAGAGGATGACCCATGTGTCCTCGTTCTTGATCTCGACAGCAGGCTCTTCCTCGCTGCCCCCGTCTAGCAGCTCCTCGTAGTCCAGGTAGCCCTCCGCTGGCTCGCCGTTCAGGCAGACGAACCTTCCAGGGTCCACGGACAGCTCGTCCCTTATCTCGTTGATCCTGTCCACGAAGTCCGTGTGGACCATGATCGCGGACGCATCCGAGTTGGAGAGGATGTACTTGAAGGCCCTGCTGGTCTGTCGCCAGTTTAGCGGGACGACGATCACGCGCGACTTCGCGGCGGCGAGGTAGACCTCCATGAACTCGATGCAGTTGTAGGAGACGACTCCCAGCTTGTCGCCCTTCTTGAGCCCCATGCCCAGGAGCGCGTTCGCGAGCTTGTTCACTCGCGTGTTCAGCTCAGAGAATGTCACCGACCGCCTCTCGTCCTTGAGGGCCATCTTGTCAGGGAACTTCGCCGCGTTGACTCGCAGTGATTCGCCCATGTCCAGCCAAGCCATGTCCTTCCTCCCCGAGGGTTAATGGGAAAAGCGATAGGGGTTCTTAAAGGGTTCTTTTCCGCGTGAAGATGACCTTGCAGTCCTCGCCCACGAAGCACTCCTTGCAGTCCTCGTCCATGCATTCTAGGTCGACTGGCTCGATCCTGACTTCGAATCCGAGCTCCTTGTACGTCTCCACCGCCTCGCTCAGGCGGGGCTCAGATATGATCGACTGCTTCTCCCAGCCATCCTTGACGAGTTCCTCCTCCTTGGTCATTCTGAAGCACGATAGCCAGTGCCGCTTATATGCATTATGCATGACCAACAGGCTTATCTGGTTCGAAGGGATTTCCTGGAGCGATGTCGAGCATCGAGTATCGACATCCGAGAGTGGAAGACTTACCCGTAATCTTGGATGTCATCAATGCCTCAAACCGAGACAACCCGCTCTGGGAGGTCCACGAGCTGGAGGAGTTCAGGAAGAACACGTTCGAGCACGAGGAGTGGGATGTGGAGGGTCACTGGGTCGCGGAACGGGCGGGCAAGTTGCTCGGCTACGGCGGTGCCAGGGTCTCGAAGTTGCGCCAGCAGGCGGGAGAGAGCGACGGATGGCTCGGCGTGTGGGTTCATCCAGAGGAAAGGGCGAGAGGCGTGGAGAACGAGATCGTGCAGCGGTCCGTGGACTACCTCCGCGCCAAAGGTATCCGGAAGGCCAAGTACTTCGACCTGAAGGGGACCGACTGGAGGGACACGGTCAGACATGACTTCGGCTTCAGCGCGGTCCACCGCGAGTTCTTCATGGTCAAGAAGGGCAGGGAACTGCCGGAGATGGCCTTGCCCGAAGGCCTAGGCTTCAGGGACTTCATGCTATCCAAGGCGAAGGACAAGCAGCTCGGGGACCTTGTGACTCTAGAGAACGATGCCTTCTCCGAGGACAAGAACTACACGCCGAACACGATCGACTCGCTCAGGAAGTGGAAGGAGTCATCGCCCAATATCGTCAGGATCAACTTCGCCGTGATGGAGGACAAGGTCGTCGGCGTCTGCATCTCCGAGATCGAGCTGATGCACAACAAGGTGCACAAGATCGATGCGGGATGGATCAGGCTCTTCGGCGTCGCCAAAGGCCACAGGAACAGGGGCATCGGGAAGGCCCTCCTGCACAACGGGATGCAGTGGCACTGGGACCAGGGGATGGACACGCTCTACGTCGGCGTGGACGAGTGGAACCCTCCCGCGGAGAGGGTGTACCGGTCAGTCGGGTTCAAGGTCGAGGACGAAGGCGCCATCTGGAGCCTAGACCTCTAGGAGCTGCAGGCCGCCGTCGACGTCGACCTTCACGTAGTGCGGCTCTATGTTGTATCCTTCATAGTGCCTCGTCGAGAGAATGCTCAGCAGGCGGTTGTCGAAGAAGTACCAGTACCCCTCCTGGAACATCTGATGGCTCCTTATCGCCAGGGAGATGTCATTGCTGTCCATGAACTCGTCAAAGATCCGGCGGCCGAACAGGTACCCGAAGCCGCGCTTGAAGTTGAACTCGAACCCCTCCTCTGCCTGCAGGTCCTCGCTCGGGTCACCCCACATCATCTGGCGGCTCGCCTCCTCCAGGTCCTCGAGACGCTTGGCCTTCTTGAGAGCCTTCAGCTCGCCCAGGGAGAACGGGCCCTCGTGGTGCGGGTCGAACGGGGTCCCGCCGTGGACGCCGAACACGCGGTTCCACTCCAGCAGGACGCAGTGGGGCATGGCTCCGAACACATCCTGATATCGCTTGAATCCTGACTCTCCGATGCACGGGTGGTCCGTAGCCGCGCGGCGGAAGCCGTAGATGTTGTTCAACTCCTCGCTCTCGTGGTTGCCCCTGAGCATGACCACTCGGTCGGGGAAGTGCACCTTCAGCATGCTGATGAGGTTGACCGTCGCCACCTGGTTCGGTCCCCTGTCAACGTAGTCGCCGAGGAGGATTAGGTAGGGCCTGTCCTCTGGCGGGAGGAACTCCTTGCTCAGGATCGATATGACGGTCCTCAGGTCCCCGTGGGTGTCCCCGATGATGACCGCCGGGCGGGGGTCCTGAAGACGCACGAGCGCGGGTTCCACATCAAGAAGCGTCTTCAGCTTCCTCTGGGTGCGCTCGATCTGCCCCTCCGAGAGCATCTTGATCTTGAAGGGGTCCTCCAGTATCTCCTCGAACGCGATCTCCTCCACGGGACACATCTAGGAAGGAATAGCGTTCGGTGTTCCTTATCTTTTCGGGTGTTTCCAAGAATCCTTTATACGCGGCAGGCATATCAGCCGCTCATGAGACCCTTGGACGAGAAGGACAGAGAGCTCGTTGATCTAGCCCGCGAGGTCGCCAAGAAGTTCACCAGAGTTCGATGGAACGGAGAGAAGCTGTCCGCGGTTGGCTCCGCCCTGCGCACGAAAGACGGTGATATCTTCTCGGGTCCGAACATCGACCATCCCGAATCTGCGCCTTGCTCGATGTGCGCGGAGTACACGGCCCTGGGGAAGGCGTACAGCGAAGGTCACACGGAGGTCGAGACGATCGTGGCGTGCTGGCACAAGAACGGCGATGACGGAGTCATACCACCGTGCGGCAGGTGCAAGGAGTTCATGAGGCTTTTCGGCAATCCATGGGTCATCATCGAGACGGATGAAGGTCCGAGAAAGGCGAGATTGGACGAGATACATCCTTACGCGCCTAAGTAGCGAGTTATGAGTCTAGGCGCTCTCTAGAACAGATCATCCATCTCGTCGTTGTACCTGGGCATGCTCCCCTTCTTCTGGAGGAACTGCTGTATCAGCTCGGTCTCCCTCTTGGTGTACATCATGTCCTCTTCGAACGTGAAGAACTTCGCGTCGTCCTTCGTCTGCAGCTCCCCCGCCAGGGTCGCCCTCATGTTCTGCGATCCCGCGATGTAGACGACCTCCTTGTTCTCATCGAGCAGCTGGATCACGCCGTCCGCTTCCGGGACAGCATCGATGTTCTCCTCCGTGAACGCGAGCCACTTCTCTGGCGGGAACCTCGGCCTCTCGAGCTTGAGCCGCATGTCGCACTGCAGGCACCTGCTCGACTCCAGGCGGGCGTCATCCTCACCATAGCCCAGCTGTATCAGGTCGAAGCTCTTCGTCCGCTCGTTGAGCGGGAGCGACGGCATCTCCGTCATCTTCCTGCCCGCAAAGCCTTCCTCCCTGCCGAAGCTCTGGGAGAACTCGACATCGGGCGCAAGGACCTCCTCGATCTCTCCGTTCCCGCCAAGGTAGCGGTCTATCGAGATGGCCGCGTCCCTGCCTGTCTGGATCGAGTCTATGACCGAGGCGGGCCCTTTGGCGGCTTCCCCGCCCGCGAAGACGCCGGATACATTGGTCGCCATTGAAGCGTCAGTCACGATCACTGGTCCACGCGTCTGCACATCCTCGCCCAGGAATGAGAAGTCGGGCGCCTGACCTATCGCCATGATGACGTAGTCAGCGTCCATCATCGTGCACGTGGATTCGTCGTATTGCGGGCTGAATCGCCCGTTGTCATCGAACACGCGCGTGCAGCACTTCAGCTCGATGCCCGTCACCTTGTCGTCCACGATCGTGATGCGCTTGGGTCCCCAGCAGGTGTTCATGTTCACGCCCTCGTTGCGGGCCTCCTCTATCTCCCACTCGAAGGCGGGCATCTCCTCGTCCGACTCCAAGCACGCGAGGTCCACCTTCTCCGCGCCGTTCCTCAGAGCGGAGAGCGCAACGTCAATCGCCACGTTCCCGCCGCCGATGACCAGAACCGTCCCGCTCAGCGGTTTGGCGGCTCCCGCCCGAACCTCCCGCAGGAAGTCGACGCCCCACAGGACGTCCGGATGGTCCGAGCCCTCGATGTCCAGCCTTCTGCTGAGCTGCGCACCCGTGGCGATGAGGACGGAGTCGTGCTCGTTCCTGAGCTGCTCAAGCGATACGGACTCACCGACCTTCGTGTTCGTCCTCGCCTCGATGCCAAGCTCGAGTATGTCCTCGATGTCCTTGTCCAGCGGCTCGTCGGGCAGCCTGTAGCTCGGGAAGGTGGAGCGCATCATCCCGCCAAGCTCCGAATCGCCCTCGAAGACCGTGACCGAATGCCCGAGCCTCCTCAGGTAGTAGGCGGCCGTCAGTCCGGCGGGTCCCGAGCCCACGACTGCGATGCTCTTCCCCGTGTCCGGGCGGGTCTTGGCCCTGCTCTTCCACGAGCCGTCGTCGTTCTTGGCGGCGTATCTCTTCAGCCCGCAGATGGCTATGGCCTCGGACACCTCTCCTCGCCTGCAGGTCTCCTCGCACGGATGGAAGCACACCATGCCGAGCGTCAGCGGGAAGGGCGCCTTCTCCCGCACGATAGCGGTCGCGTCAGCGTACTTCCCTTCCTTGATGAGTCGGATGTATCGCGGGACGTCGATCCCGACAGGGCAGTCCCTCTTGCACGGGACGAGGTCCGTCTCGCGGGTGGCGAACTCGATGCCCTTGTCCTGCAACGCACCTGTCGGGCAGACCTCTACGCAAGCGCCGCAGAACTTGCAGTCCGAGTCGCCGAGCGTGGGGGCCACCGTGCCGACGATGTAGTCCTCGCCGTCGAAGATGAAGCCGAGCGCGTTGATCTCCCGCACTTCGCCGCACGCCCTGACGCACCTGGTGCAGTTGATGCAGAGCTCGTTGTCGCGCACGATGAGCGGTTCCTGATCCTGAATGGAGAGCTTTCGCGTGACGTATCTAGGCGTGTCGATCGGTATGCCGATGTACTCGGCCACCCTCTGCAGCTCACACCGCCCGAGCTCCGGGCAGCACCGCTCCTCCCAAGGGACGTCCATGGAGCACGGCTCTCGCGGGCAGCCCTCAACCTGCTCGCACGTCAGACAGACATGCGGGTGCGTCGCCAGTATCTTGCTGAGGTTCTTTCGCCTCTCCGCCACGACGCGTTCGGTGTTAGTCAGGACCACCATGCCTTCTTCGGCGGGCGTGTCGCACGCGCGGACGAGCTCCTCCTCTCCCTCGATCTCGACGAGACATAACCTGCAGCCGTCGAACTCCCGCGGGGACGCGCATTCGAACTTGTCCTCGCCGCGATACACGACCTCGGCGGGCTTCCCGCCAGCGCCTGGCGGCAGGCTCGGATGGTAGCACAGCCTGGGGATGTAGACGTCCGTCCTGTCCGCGGCCTGCAGAATAGAGTCTCCGTCCTCTGCGGAGAACTCGGTTTCATCGATGCGAATGGATACCATGCGACTCAATCCCGATTACCAGGAGTGCTCGATCGCGTCTTCCTTGCACGCCTCTATGCACGGCGGCGTGGATTCCTTGCCCACGGGCTTGCACGGCGCGCACGTGTACTTGATCTTCCAGCGCTCCTTCTCCGTGACGGCGGGCATGTCATCGGCCTCGATGTCGAAGTCGTTGGCCACCATCTCCAGCACGCCTGCGGGACACACCTTCACGCACTCCTCGCAGCAGTTGCACTTGTCCGTGTCTATGGTGATGAAGTACTCGCCCGAGCCGTCCTTGTAGCCGTAGTTCGCTTTCATCCTTTTCCCTTCTCCACGAGCGTCTTTCCGAACAGGGCACCGCCGACCGCGCCCGCGATCTGGGTGTCCTTCTCCGTCTTGAGGGCCTCGATCTTGAGCTCCCGCTCTATCCTCTTGACCACGCCCACGTTCTTCGCGATGCCGCCCGTGATGGCGAACTCCTTCTCCATGCCCAGCCGCTCGATCAGCGTGAACACTCGGTGCGCCATTGCGGCGCAGTAGGCGGCTATGACCTTGTTCTTCGGCCAGCCCTCTCTGAGGAGCTGGGACGCTTCCGCTTTCGCGAAGACGACGCAAGTGCTGCTGACCTCGGGCGGCTCCTCGTCGATATCGAAAGACAGCTCGCCGATGTCCTGTATGTGCACGCCCAGCAGGTCCGCGAAGACCTCCATTCCTCTCCCTGTGCCCGCAGCGCACTTGTCGTTCATCAGGAAGGCGGTCACCTTCCCGCGCTCGTCGCATCGGATGGCCTTGCAGTCCTGCCCGCCCATGTCCAGGACGGTTCGCACGGACGGTCCGTACATCCAGTTGGCGCCGCGAGCGTGACACGCGATCTCGGTTATCGCCTTGTTCGCGAAGGGCACGTTCACTCGCCCGTAGCCCGTGCCGACGACGTATCGGATCTTGTCGAGGCTCATCCCCGTGTCCTTGAGCGCCCAGTCCATCGCGTTCCTGGCACTTTCCGGGCTGTCCGACCCCGTCCTCATGTTGCTGTAGGCGAACAGCTCACCGTCGCCCATGACAACCGCCTGCGAGCTCACCGAGCCGATGTCCACGCCTGCGGTTATTATCTCGAAATCCTCCCAGTTCAGCTCCGGTGACTTCCAGTTGTACTCCTTCCATCGCCAATACTCCGACTCCTTCTTCTCCATCAGGAACCACCTCCTGCGCGTGCGGACGCGACCCTCGCCGCGCCGAGAGCAGCAACGTACTCAGGATCCTCTGGAATAGTCACGTCCATGTTGAGCTCCCTCTTCAGCGATTCCACGAAGCCCACGTTGTTCGCCATGCCGCCCACGAGCACGATGTCCTGCTCTATCGACAGCCTTCTCGCCATCGATGATATGCGGCTCGCGATCGCGTCGTGGATCGCGCGGGCTATGTTCTCCTTCGACGTCTTCTGGTGGACCAGCGTGACCACTTCCGACTCCGCGAAGACGGCGCACTGCGCGTTCATCGGGACCGCCTCCGTTGCATTCAGCGAGAGCGGGCCGATCTCCTCGACCTCTATCTCAAGGGCCCGAGCCATTGCCTCCGTGAAGGAGCCCGCGCCGGCTGCGCATCGCTCGTTTATCACGAAGTCCAGGACCTTGCCCTCCGCGTCGGTGTGCATGGCCCTTCCCTCTTCCGCGCCCACGTCGATCACTGTCCTCGCGGACGGTACCAGCATCGTGGCGCCCTTCGAGGCGGCGGTCACCTCCGTCAGCTCGTCCGTCTTGAAGTGGACCGCGGTCCTTCCTGACCCCGTGGCCGTGATGTACCCGATGTCCTCTTCCTTCACGCCAGCCGTGCCCAACGCCTCCTGGAATGCATCGTCGATGGACTTCTTCTGCTCGAAGCCGACGAGCTTGCTGGACTTCGCTATCACGTTGCCGTCGTCCATCAGGATGACCTTCACGAACTTCGCCCCGACATCAACACCTGCTACCTTCATCTCATACCTCCTTCATGATCCCGAGGGTCTCCATGAACGCGTCTATCCGCCCCATGGTCCTCGCCTCGTCGAACTCCCGCTCGTCCCCCATGTTGCCCTCGAATATCATCACCGGGTATCCGGCCTCCTGGAGGGCGAGCCTGTTCTCCGCGATGCCGAGACTGAGGCCCTCGCACCCGCGGTTGTAGTGCAGCAGGACGCCGTCCAGCTTCCACTCGCGGGCGATGCGTATCATCATGTCGCTCTTGTACTTGGGCGAGTAGAAGTGCTGCCACTCAGGCTTGGCGAGGTTCCACTTCACCAGTTCCGTGAGGGCCTCGTCCCTGTTGGTTATGGAAGTGCCCAACTCCATGGGCGTGGTCTTCGGTCCCCACGAGCCGTCCTCCTTCACCTCGAAGAGGCCGATGAGCCCGAACGTGTAGAGCGAGCCGATCGAGACGCACCCGTACTGCTCTAGGTACCTGAACACCCTGAGGAACGCCCACGGCGGCTGCGTGTCGGTCATGACCCTAGTCGTCTCGGTCGGAACCGCAGCGATCCCGCGCTCCACGCGGTCCTTGGTCTCGTCCCTGAGCTTCTCGTAGAAGTCCGCGACGACCTTGCTGTGCTTCATCAGCGTGCCGAGCACATAGAGCGAGTACATCGACTTCTCGTCCAGCGGTGCCGGGATTGCCTTGTTCAGCGCGCAGGTCTCCGCCCACGCCGAGGTCGAGCGGAACTCGTTCTTGACGGCCTCGATGAGCTTGTTGTCGTCGTACGTGCGCCCGGTGACCTGCTCCATCCACTCTATGCCGTCGTGCAGCTGCCCGACGATGTATTCGATGCGGTTCTCGTCCGCTTCCTCGTGCGGGCCCACCGCTACATCGATGCAGTAGTAGGGCACGCCGCCCTCGAGCTCTGCCGCGACCTGGTACCACTTCGCGTGGCTGCAGCAGATGTGGTCCGTCCAGATGAAGTCCGGCTTGGGGAACTCCCCGCCGAAGTTGTACTTGTTCAGCAGGATCGAGCCCCAGTAGTTGCGCATGTACGAGCAGAGGTCGCGGGCGAAGCCGTACTTCTCCGTCGCTTCAAGGCACTCGTCCGAGAACTCCTTGTTGAACGCGATCGAGGCGGCGTACGGCTCTCCCGTGAGCGAGTGGACGTCGTCCCCCAGCCCGGCGGGAACCGCGTCGAACGCCCACGCGCCGCCTGCCCAGCGAAGGCCGCCCTTCTCGTGCGCCTCCGCGAAGTCCTTGTAGTAGCCCAGGCGGATGTCCTTGGCCTCGCCCCATGTCTTCAGCTTCTCAGTTGGATACTTGTCAGCCATCATATCACCTCAGAATAGGTCCTCCTCCATCAGCATCTCGAGGAACGCCTCCACGCGGGTCTTGAACTGTCCTATCGGAACTGTCACGTCCAGCTCGAGGAAGAGCGTCGGGATGTCGTTGCTCTCCAGCTCGTTCTTAATCGCGGGGATGTCCAGCTCGTGCGGGTCGCAGAACTTCTGCTGCACGAGGATGGCGCCCGCCGCGTTGTAGTCCTTCGCGAGCTTCATGATGTGCGGGAGCCTCGACCGCTCGCCCCAGTCCTTGCTCGGGCAGCGCGGCCTGTCGATGTACCGCTGGGCTATCGCCTCGAGCGGGCTGCCGTTGGGTTCGACCGTGTTCCAGAAGTACCTGCTCCCGGTGCAGTGGTCGTCCACGACAAGGGTGGCGCCGCAGCCCTCGACCATGTTGATGAACTCCGTGTCGTCGTCCTCGCTGCCTATGATCATCAGCCGCTGTCCGACGTTCCTGTCCGCATTGCGCCCGTCCAGCTCCTTCAGCGTGCCCTCGAGGGTGCTGCTGTGGTCGTCCTTGTGCATCATCTGCCCGGAGACGACCATGTACATCGCCTCGAGGCCCGTCAGCGGGGGTTTCTCGCCCTTGCGCGTCTCGTAGACCTGCATCATCAGCTCGCGGTTGCGGTTCATGATCTCTATCCCGCGGTTGAGGTCATCGTCCGTGATGGTCTTGCCCGTCCACTCCTCCACGGATTTCTTGAACTTCTCCATCTCTCCGACGAGGTAGGGCAGCGCGCGCGGGCTCTGCACGTTGTTGGGCATGGGCAGGTAGTAGCTGTACGGGACGGGGATGTGCATCTCCCAGCTCGTGTAGGCCTGCCTGATGTGCAGGCACGACTGGGATATCATGATGCCGTCCAGGTAGTCGTATCTGCCCTTGAGCCCCTGCGCCAGGCAGTCCCTGCAGAAGGGGCAGAACATGCCGAAGATGTAGGGCTCCGTCACGTCCTGAGGCTCGTGGCTTCCCAGGATGCGCACGGGCAGAACGTCCGCGGCGTAGAGGATCTCCTCCGGCACGTACGTGCAGAAGTAGCCCAGGACCTTGCCTCCCGTCTTCTCCTTCCATTCCTTCGCGTACTCGTGTCTTGCGTCGAACCATTCCTTGAACATCTCTATCATTCACAACCTCCTTTCCAGATTGATGAACTCGCTTCTCTCGAAGCCCAGTGACTTGAAGAACGCGAGCATGTCGCTGCTGTCCCACGGGACCGCGGTGAAGACCTGCTTTATGCCCTTGCGCTTGAAGTGGCTCAGGAGCTTCTTGCCGAGCTTCTTGCCGATGCCCTGGCCCATGAACTCGGGGTCGACTCCGACGATGACGATCCAGCCGCTCTTCTCGACGCCGAACTTGAGCGTTTTGACCTCTCCGATGATGAAGCCCGCCAATATGCCAGCGTACTCGGCGGCCAGGCACTCCTGCGGGTAGTCCTTGATGTGGGTCTCGAGCTCCTTCTTCCAGCCCGCCTTCGGGCTTCGGCCCGTTATCTTTCGCTGGATCTTGAGCGCGGACTGAACGTCCTGGCGCTTGAGCGATCTGATCTTGATTGGGTCCGTCGGCATTAGTCCACCCTGACGATCTTGACCTTCTTGCCGACCCAGTCTGGCGGGAGGTAGATCCTGCCGCTGTTCCCCGCCTGCTTGACCTCCTTCTCGAGCATCTCCTGACCGTAGACCTCGAACTTGACTTCCTTGGGTTTCTTGGGGTCTGCCATCTGGTCCTCCGCCTCCTCACGGTTGTACAACAAGTGCAGTGTGGTTATATTGTAACTACATTATAACGGTTTCTACGGGTCACGAGCAGGATCTCCGAGAGGCGGGATGATAGGAGCGGGATTTTCAGAATAGAAGTTGGACAGAGGATTCTCGGAGGAATCTCGAAGGATGAGCGGAGGTATCTTATAGGAAGCATATGCGGAGCATATAGGAATCCTATGAACTGCCTATGAAAAGCTTATAGAACGCCTATACGGAGCCTATATGGATCATGGAGCAGGTTCGAATCAAGTGTCTGGTAGTAGTATGGAAGTTTTATAAGAGAAGTATGCTATTCACGGACGAATCTCGGAGGAGTCCCGCAGGAAACCTGGAGACAGGACGGACCGAGATCAGGGGGAGAACAATGAAATCAAAAGGTAATCTGGTTGTGAAATATGCT
This region includes:
- a CDS encoding 2-hydroxyacyl-CoA dehydratase family protein; the protein is MEVLVAFGFKVYFPENHSALIGARKIADDYIPVANAVGYSPEICSYLTSDIGAYLRNETPLKDAYGVSSIPKPDVLAVNTNQCRDLYEWFSFFGRRFDAPVFSIHPPKYLDEVEEHHVDDVAVQYEDMIAQLEKITGERLDEAKLKEAVALSLEATELWKGFLDTAVHVPSPLTFFDGTIHMAPIVVMRGLQVAVDYYKQLKAEMDERLENGIAAVDDERFRIYWEGMPVWGRLRKLSEQFVDLRTCLVASTYCNSWVFDDMTPDDPIRSMALAYTKVFVNRSEPAKERYILDEIKRFKADGIIFHDARTCPANSNASYGMPARMMEDHGIPTLTLDGDLNDLRCWSDEQATTNIEAFIEQLEER
- a CDS encoding acyl-CoA dehydratase activase, with the translated sequence MFAGIDVGASATKCMIIDEGKNELSSAVKRTGMSLRKVADEVYKEALSGAGLELDGIKVVATGFGRKNVDFADSIRTEISCHCKGCYHHFPRALTIVDIGGQDTKLIRTNVEGKIIDFKMNRKCAAGTGAFLEEIARRMDVPLEEMNGIALSSEREIEIGSYCTVFTATEILSKIREGEKQEDIVRGVFGSVIKRIQEMNPLIGDVVLTGGVVAHNEILFDLLEEALGREVLKPPKPQFTGAFGAALYAMM
- a CDS encoding AMP-binding protein; the protein is MAWLDMGESLRVNAAKFPDKMALKDERRSVTFSELNTRVNKLANALLGMGLKKGDKLGVVSYNCIEFMEVYLAAAKSRVIVVPLNWRQTSRAFKYILSNSDASAIMVHTDFVDRINEIRDELSVDPGRFVCLNGEPAEGYLDYEELLDGGSEEEPAVEIKNEDTWVILYTSGTTGVPKGVVRSHASYTAFYLINEVEFGFRHSDYGLIVMPLFHVNSTFYSFVFTYIGASVYIHKEKSFDPEEVLQIIQRENITFTSLIPTHYNLILSLPDGVKSKYNVSSMRSILCSSAPVWKKTKLEIMDFFKDVELFEAYGSTEAGLVTLLRPEDQMRKLGSIGQECAGTDVLRVLDEDGNEVPVGDVGELYSRGPMMFDEYYNQPEKTKAAFIGDYFSAGDMARKDEEGYYTLVDRKDNMIITGGEHVFPSEVEGMIGEHVSVRAVAIIGERHIKWGEAVTAVVVLKNGRECTERELIEFCRGRMAAFKKPKKVRFITEEEMPRTPTGKVLHRILRERFGKPVE
- a CDS encoding GNAT family N-acetyltransferase, with translation MSSIEYRHPRVEDLPVILDVINASNRDNPLWEVHELEEFRKNTFEHEEWDVEGHWVAERAGKLLGYGGARVSKLRQQAGESDGWLGVWVHPEERARGVENEIVQRSVDYLRAKGIRKAKYFDLKGTDWRDTVRHDFGFSAVHREFFMVKKGRELPEMALPEGLGFRDFMLSKAKDKQLGDLVTLENDAFSEDKNYTPNTIDSLRKWKESSPNIVRINFAVMEDKVVGVCISEIELMHNKVHKIDAGWIRLFGVAKGHRNRGIGKALLHNGMQWHWDQGMDTLYVGVDEWNPPAERVYRSVGFKVEDEGAIWSLDL
- a CDS encoding metallophosphoesterase, whose translation is MEEIAFEEILEDPFKIKMLSEGQIERTQRKLKTLLDVEPALVRLQDPRPAVIIGDTHGDLRTVISILSKEFLPPEDRPYLILLGDYVDRGPNQVATVNLISMLKVHFPDRVVMLRGNHESEELNNIYGFRRAATDHPCIGESGFKRYQDVFGAMPHCVLLEWNRVFGVHGGTPFDPHHEGPFSLGELKALKKAKRLEDLEEASRQMMWGDPSEDLQAEEGFEFNFKRGFGYLFGRRIFDEFMDSNDISLAIRSHQMFQEGYWYFFDNRLLSILSTRHYEGYNIEPHYVKVDVDGGLQLLEV